From Daphnia pulicaria isolate SC F1-1A chromosome 4, SC_F0-13Bv2, whole genome shotgun sequence, one genomic window encodes:
- the LOC124337598 gene encoding extracellular serine/threonine protein kinase four-jointed-like yields the protein MVREHVLEQMLSLQYLTTSLRMRRTSSFFDMEPSFSVQSLSRDASALEGGGIVCGGGGQSGQQQPQAAGFFPHRASRWLCFLTTCLAFILGVGVGIAVPMLYASSPIEINGNNSRTAAAAPWAVVQDPSSVVHLPLDLTSSGSNASVSNIPARTSARMKAYLRKKEKEMQLTKNQRSSSDDDNVVSFVQTSGMAENKSQEEATIVTGQAVNGIYWSQAVEDILPTGFDESNAKEWNDFSHQTPIVRVEEGCGRMQNRLITFESGRQSCCRYRQNYDQIQGEIFSFYLSRLLGLRNLPPSSLGLVRPQDRQWINVQSSLNQAQWTEDRPVVYTQFLNDLEPSYIPVQFRGRDRHLNPSDVQRHNLQETAGRDELLTLAQWSDLLVLDYLTANLDRMVNNLYNMQWNPAMMDSPAHNLARDSKTGLLVFLDNESGLLHGYRLLDKYEMYHKSLLDSLCVFRRTTVDALRQLQSQKNVGKLLRHMFETRDQSLVDFLPFLPEKSIKTLNYRIDQVLEQVTKCQSLYGA from the coding sequence ATGGTTCGAGAACATGTACTTGAGCAAATGCTCTCACTGCAGTATTTGACCACCAGTTTGAGAATGCGCAGGACTAGCTCTTTCTTCGACATGGAGCCTTCGTTTTCCGTCCAGTCCTTGTCGCGAGACGCTTCCGCTTTGGAGGGCGGCGGAATAGtgtgcggcggcggcggtcaatccggccagcagcagccgcaagCTGCTGGCTTCTTCCCCCATCGGGCCTCCAGGTGGCTTTGTTTTCTTACCACCTGCCTGGCCTTTATCCTGGGCGTTGGAGTCGGTATCGCCGTGCCGATGCTCTACGCCTCATCTCCCATTGAAATCAACGGCAACAACTCACGAACGGCTGCCGCCGCCCCCTGGGCCGTCGTTCAAGACCCGTCAAGTGTCGTCCATCTGCCTCTCGACTTGACGTCCAGCGGCAGCAACGCAAGTGTCTCCAACATTCCGGCCCGTACGTCGGCCAGGATGAAAGCCTACTTGCGcaagaaggagaaagaaatgcAGTTGACGAAGAATCAAAGGTCCTCCTCTGACGACGACAATGTCGTCAGCTTCGTTCAGACATCCGGGATGGCTGAAAACAAAAGTCAAGAGGAGGCGACCATTGTGACTGGCCAAGCTGTCAATGGCATCTACTGGTCGCAAGCCGTGGAAGACATTCTGCCAACAGGTTTCGACGAGTCAAACGCCAAAGAATGGAACGACTTTAGCCACCAGACGCCCATTGTGCGCGTCGAGGAAGGTTGCGGCCGGATGCAAAATCGTCTCATCACCTTCGAGAGTGGCCGGCAGTCGTGCTGTCGCTACCGTCAAAACTACGACCAGATCCAGGGTGAAATTTTCAGTTTCTACCTGAGCCGGTTGCTCGGCTTACGCAACTTACCACCGTCGTCACTGGGCTTGGTCCGCCCACAAGATCGCCAATGGATTAATGTCCAGTCGTCGTTGAATCAGGCCCAGTGGACGGAGGACCGGCCGGTGGTCTACACTCAGTTCCTCAACGACTTGGAGCCGTCCTACATTCCCGTCCAGTTCCGCGGGCGCGATCGTCACCTGAATCCGTCGGACGTGCAGCGCCACAATCTCCAGGAGACGGCCGGTCGTGACGAGCTGTTGACGCTGGCCCAGTGGTCTGATCTTTTGGTTCTCGACTACCTGACGGCCAACCTGGACAGGATGGTCAACAACCTGTACAACATGCAGTGGAATCCGGCCATGATGGACTCGCCGGCTCACAATCTGGCACGTGATTCCAAAACGGGTTTGCTCGTCTTCCTGGACAACGAAAGTGGACTCCTGCACGGCTACCGTCTCCTGGACAAGTACGAAATGTACCACAAAAGCCTCCTGGATTCGCTCTGCGTTTTCCGGCGGACGACCGTCGACGCTCTGCGCCAGTTGCAGTCGCAAAAGAATGTCGGCAAGTTGCTCCGCCACATGTTCGAAACTCGTGACCAGTCACTCGTCGATTTCTTACCTTTTCTGCCGGAGAAGAGCATCAAGACACTCAACTACAGGATCGATCAAGTCTTGGAGCAAGTGACCAAATGCCAATCGCTTTACGGTGCTTAA